The DNA segment CCGTGAATGTGTTGGAACTGTTACACTCCCGCTGAACAGTGATCGACTGTGTGAGTTTTAACGGCTGAAATTAAACTCCACTCTGACAGaatatgttgttttaaaaagggTTTGTAATTTGCATCTCATAATTCTTGCTGATCCAAAAAAAGGGAGGAGTATTGCTAAGTATCTAACGACTAATTAAGAAAAAGCAGTATAAAAATGCAGAGCATTAACTACCACCTGCATGCTGTAGAAGCATTGGTCTATAGGTaatacaaaaatgtacaaaataaatgtgctgCAAAACAACCAGAATGTTTCctatacacatacagtataaataaaagTACAGACGCCACCTGACAAGGCAGATGGACCTTAATCAAAATGTGATAAGTACCCGATCAACCCGCGCCCCTCCAGCCCCGTTAACAGTTACTAAACCCATCCAGCTTCCTTAATATTGGAACAAAAAGGGCACACATTCTGTTTCTAAGGCATTTTGTACACTAGCAAACAGGAAACACGTGTTACTGTACGTTTCCCTTTCcttttctgttcttgttttgtgttttttgaggTCCCCTCGATCAGTATTTGAGCCACGGGTGAGCTGCGATGGAGGCTTTACTGCGGTCTCCGTAGTCGTACAGCAGCTCCTCCCCCTCGTCGATGTCCCGGGAGGCGACGAGGATGAGGTGAGGGACGCCGTTGATGTCGTGGAGTTTGGTTTGGCAGTTTCCGGTTTTACTGTGATTTATCAACCTGCCCATTCGACCAGTCTCTTTTGTGGCGTCGACACtgttgaaacaaaaacaaacatcaggctTTAAACTAGAAAATGTGACATAACACAAGGGATTAAAGTGGAGATGGCGTACCAGTATGTTTTGCAGAGGTACTGGAAGTAGTACATGTAGCAGCCGGTGGCAGGGTTCTGGGCGTATTCGGCCTCCCTCTTTTTGGCGTCGGTGATCTGCAGCAGGTCTCCGTGGTACTCCACCACATACTCGCCTTTCTGGAAACACCGAGTGGCAAACACCGCTCTCCCCTTTCCTTCTATATGCTGCACCTTCAGAACAAAGTGAGAGGTTTTAATGTAAggaaacacacaacagcagggATTATTGTAAAAGCCTGGCTTGACTGAGCCTAAATAAACAAATCAGGATTAAAATGCTCCATAATTTAGCTAATGTGCTCAGATTAGAGTTGAATTTAAACCTGaatactgtgatattttcactttaaagtATCAAACTGGACCCTGCTCTCTTTTTTAGTCCTGCTCTGGAAAGAGACATTTCCGTGGTTTCTACAGTCAGACTTGTTTAAACCTGAATTATTAAAACAGTTTGTTGTGGTTAATGTTTAGAGATGGAAGCAGAAAAGTCAGCGTACCTCCATTCCTTCCTCTATTCCCTTTGTGATGAGATCGTCTATGAGCTTCTTTTGTTCacactggaaacaaaacaaacatgaaacgGCGTCAGTGAAAAACAGCAGACTGGATTTATCTGGATTTCACACACGAACAAACAAAATATCCTTATTGAATGTGAACTTCTGTATTGACCTGAAGATAAGATGAACAACACCTCAAAACAACTACTAGATGAGCTTTAGCTTTTGTCTTCTCTCccataaaaacactaaaagtttaaatgataaaataatccCACACGTGTGTAAATTGTTCATGTAGGTTTTCAAGTGCAACCCCTGACTTCTTATGTTCACAGTCGAATACAGAAATATCTGGTCCAGCTACTGTCACATATTACAAAATCATTTCATCTTacctttagctctgttttactttttcttgaGCTTCGTCTTATCGGGTAGTAGTCAGTAACTTTTCGGTTTTGGGAGTTTTTCCCAGCTGCACTTtagtggaaagagagaaaacaacaacaacgatCATCAACAACTACtgactgcagacagactgaGCTTAACTAACTGAACATCTTACGCTTAACTTAGTACCTTTGCAGGCCTACTGTTACACACCTCGTGCATCAGATATAATCCTGAAATAATTCCTGCATCATTTAACTGGTTTGCTTTAACTGTTTCAGTTTAGCATCTCTTATATCTCCTGCTCAGTCTGCTACTAGGTTATTAGTTCTACATTCTAGAGAGTAGGGGATGGGCACAATTAGTCGATAATTATTTAATGATTAAACGTTGCTGCCCTCGCTGGTCAGCAGCCAGAAACAGCTGATTAACCTAACTGTTTATATTTGATTAATGTATAACACTAACCAGTCGTCAGGAATGGATAGAAGTTTCTAAAGTAATCTGTTGTTTCTCATTAAAGTGCAAATGTCTTTTTGAGTTATTGTGTTCATAAGAGTGATGGTGACGTGGTGTCATGGCGGCAGGGCgtaaaaatacatcagtaacGAGGGCGTGCGTACATTCTCCGAggtgttttctttccttccacCTTGGAGCGGTCTCCCCTCCTCGGGTGGCGGACGTCTCTCCTCTGGTGGCCGTGGAGGGCGCTGCTGTTGTCggtgaggaggaggctgtgACACAGGCTGTTGCTGAGAGGCAGGGAGGGCTCGGCGGGGGAACGAAGGCAGGTCTGAGGGCAGTAGAGCTGCGGAGGTGACGGCTGTTCAGCTGACCAGCAGGGTAAACACTGGCTCTTTGAGTCTTTTGGTGTAGTGCTGATGGTGTTTGTTCTCCTACCTGTGCGGAGCGACGAAGAAAAGGTTTATCATTCGTGTACTTCCAGTTCTTCTCGCTCCCTACTCTTACATAATCtgctgaaatataaaaataaacagcgTTCTGTTTGCGCTCCCGTGGAGCGATTACACACTAAAGCCCACTCTCCTCAGCTGGAGatcaggctgcagcagagactCTTACCCTCTCCCTGCCTCTGAGCGTCATTTTGCTGGGAGCTTATTGGAGGGCACCTCCCCTCCTGTGTCAGCTTGATCGTCTGTTCATCCTGACCCGGTGATGTGGACTTGGTGGAGCTTAAGACAGTGACTGAATTGCATACGATATCCTGTGAACGCAGAGGAAAACGTGGCTGAAGGAAGGAGGAACATTTGGGGAAAATGCTTAATCACTATCCCACTGAGAGTCTCATGTTTCTCTGTTAAATCTGTTAGCCTGGCTCGATCAAACCCTCCTCATATCTGACCTGTGATCTGTCCTTTATTGTTCTTTCTCTCAGGCCTACTGTTGCACAAGCCTCCACCTTCCCGTCATCACTTCAACCTTGAAGTTATTCCAGGAAATTCAACTTTCCATTAGCCGAGCACTGGCTTCACCCAGCACCAGCAGCATCTAATCACCAGGGGGTCCTATCCTGactttaccatcttctaatggcttcttccagcatgataatTCACCAGAGCAGCTTTGGGGTGTGACAGAgtgaatgtgcagctgataaacctgcagaaatgatgtgatgaatCACATCAACATGGAGCAAAACCTCTAGCATCCAGGCCAAAAAGAAGTGAGGCTGTTTTCAGAGCAAAAGGAGAAACTACCCAGTGTTAGTTTGATGTTTCTAACTCCTAATTCCTGGTcattgtttttaacatttaattcatTGTAAACCAACAGCAGATGTATCATTACCTCCAAAAGGTGGAAGTAGTTTTTACACATGACActtaatgtgtaaaaataaatctacTCGAGTTAAGTACAAGTACCTTAAATTGTACATAAATGTAGTATTGGTGTGGGTGGGGCCCAGAGGAGGGGACCATGCTGGCTCCACACCCACATCAACTCTCCACAGTCCAGTCCCTTTAAATCCAGAGTCACAGGCCTGTTGGCTCTTTATCCACCAAACTAAGACACATTTAAACAGCTGCTTTTACACTGTAAAGCCTcctaataaaacacaaatgtgtgtgttagtcagCGCCGATTAAATGTCACAAACCCCTGTTGTTATTGGTTCCTTAGCGGACACatgtagctaatgttagcaaagcACTCGTCAACATAAAGGCTCATTTGTAGCGACAAACTGCACCAACTTACAGGAAGATAACTATAAAATTAATTTCTCTAACAATCCCTCACATATAAACACGTTAGTCTCGTTCTCACATGAAGTAATAACCCACTTTATCTGGCTTTCCTTGACGCTACTTGACCGATGTTTGGTCTCGGTGGTGATGCCCCTGACGAGCAAACTTACCCCGTTCATGACTTGTGTTCGTGGCTCCTCACTCGGCTCCAGCTTCTCGTTTCGAcgggagaaaaataaatgaacttcTCCGTCGGATCGTGGATTAAACTcgtcctgctcctgctcctaTGGCGCTGACCCTCCCTACGCGGTGGTCCCCCCCCGTCCGCGGCGGCTGCGTGCCCCGTGTGCTGTGTTTTAAACTGCCAGCAGCTCAGCCGATGCAGCCTCCGCAGCCCCGCTCCGCCATTTTTCTACATGgaaatgaaggagaggagacgGGGCGATGTCGCCCCCTGCAGCCCGGCAGCGGTACTGCACGTATGTTTTTATAGCTTTTGCACAGTAATGTTgctatttataaatattttacacatttacagttcCATTTGTAACAATGCATAGTTTATAAACTGATAAGATGTTTTATAAGTAAGATATCGATCTGAAAAATATCTAGTTACTATAACTGATTAATTTAGAGGCGTAAGAAGTAGGGTACAATATTTCCTTCtcaaatgtagtggagtaaaagtataaagtaacatggtacaaagaaacataaaatggaaacactccAGTAAATTACAAGTAAAATCATACATAGTcacagtatttgagtaaatgtacttagttacaccAGTAAATTCAGCTACATTTTTAAGCTTTTTTGTCAAATATATGTGATTAAACTGTCATGTTTTAACAGTGTGCAAATTATAATCATGGGTTTGTTGTCCTTTTATAAAAAGCTTATAAACGCTTTAAAACTAGCAACCTGAGGGTAACAGGCTTCAGACAATGAGTATTAAAGCGGCAGcttctttatctttttaaatagctgttgttttttttagtataTATGTTTATGAGATTGAACTTTTCAAAGTAACTAAGTAATCTACAATTAAATACCAGAATCTAGTCAAAGTAAGTACCAGTTTAGTATCgttttatattgttttgtaGGACTTCTTCCAAATTCACAACCAGGACAGTCTGCGAGGACAGAGGACATAAAATGACTCTGAGCAGTTTGAACTTTGTACTCTTCCCAGCGTTCAGCAGAAGTTAAGTTCTGGTTAACCGTTACATTCTGCAggtttaaatataaaacatcaaatacaAACATTCTCTGTCGCTCTCTCACGCTCACAATCACCCTTATGCAAATGACTTAAAGCTAACTATCAGGTTTCATGGTTGAAAACTGAGACACTGTGCATAAAGCAACTGTTGCTTCAGTGCTCACATGACTTCTGGATTTGTATTTGCTAGAGGGCGTGTAGTAAACTCTGAAGGAAAGCAGAATGGATTCTATTGTTTGATGAGACAGCTGAACGTTTTCTGAccttaatattaaaaatataaaccaGGTTACTCAGTGATTTCACAACTTGATAGTGTCATGAGTTTTACTCAAAATAAAGctgtttacatttcttttctgCTTATGCACTTAGTTATTTCTGGTGACATATGGGTTCAAAAAATTTTTTCACATTGACATGAAAGCAATATATAATCTTCTGTGGATGataactaatgattattttcataatagTATACCTAAAtactaaacaaataaaaaagcatTTTGAATGTGCCAAACCTATTAATCTTTTATTAGGAGACCTGATACTTAATTTTATGACAAaggtacattaaaaaaaacatttaaaaatcaaaaataaagttttaaactCAATAAATAATGTTGTATTTCCATTTTTACTAATGAACAACAGTTCTGTCCTTTGCTCTAATGTCTTTGACTGGTGGTCAATTCTGGTGTCTTTTAGAAAAAttatctgtaaataaaaacaggttttaatcatattttaacCCAAACTTTTGCTAATGCTACaattactgtttatttatttaagtgcATGATATAAAAAGTAAACAGTGGATTAATAATTGAAGTAAGGGTcatatttttgaattttttttcttttcacttaaaaaataatcagtgtgtttttcctgcagttGCAAACAGCTGCAGTGGTCATGTTATTTATGTGGAACAGCAACAGAGGAAGAGGTCGACGAAGAAGAAAAATTCTGCCGTCGTCACTTCCGACGAAAGACCTGGCGGGGGTCACGTGATGTTGCGTTAGCTCGGTGACTCTGCTATGTTTGTCGTTTGCGTTAACGTTTTAAAAATGCCACATTTCTGGGTTTTGACGGTTCGTGGTGGTCGGGGGACGCTCCGCGGCCGCTCCGAGGCCCGTTTACACCGACGCCGGGAGCGGAGTTCGACTGAGAAAACGGCCGCTGTGGGGCCGCGCGTCACGTGACCAGCATGCGGCGGAGCGTTTGATAAAAAGATGGCGTGAGCGCGGCGGAGCGGAGAGGACAACAAACCGCCGACCGACCGACCGTCCAACCGACAGTCAGGTAACCTCACCTCCGCGGGGGGAACCGTTCGCTTAACACGAACGTAACACCTCCGTCgttaaaaaacaacactaacCGTCGTGTTTGGACACACGAGGGATATTTTATAAGCTGGTTATTTTCGTTTTCGAGGCGGCAACGGCAGCGTCAGTTTACGCTCCTGGCggttgctaacgttagctagcgaCGGCGATGACACTGCGTGAGAGCAACAACAACCGTGTGTGAGCTTGACCGAGCCGCTCACAAGCTGCCGTGTGAAACGGGAGGCTGGAGGGAGGACACGGTGAGAAACCGCAGTGGTGTTTTTGTTACCGGAGGTGAGCGCTGGACATTTTGCTAACATTTATCGTTATAATTcagtttaaagcagcagcagctgtagtagcagcagcagcgtgaCTTAGCTAACCGAAAacttgtgtgtttaaatgttaacGAAAAATGCTCGTTAACGCCCAGCGgtgttaaagttaaaaacagcagGTAATAAATGTGTAATGTCACCATGTGTGAGGGCGGCTACAGCGGGGGTGACATTTGTGACATTTACACCGCCTGTTTGATCCTGAAGAAATGTGTAGCTGCACAATGCTAGAGATTAAGTTCCCTCCTGTTATTAGCTTGTACATATTTGACTCCACCGCCTCGTCTCATAacacagatgaatgtgaaagtgTCTTTGAGCTAACACTGCTAAGCTGTGTCACCCTGGGCTAAAACCAGGCCGGTTATAAGCTGCTATACACCGTGTGCCAGTCAGCGGTTAGCCGCTGCAGCTGCAAGGTGAGCCGTAACCGGACCAGCGGGTTAAAACGTTCAGTACCGGGACACGGTGAAGACTTAGCTCCTGTTTTGTTTATAATTATTAACCGGCTCAGTTAGGGAAGAGTCCCCGTGCTGGTGGAGGCGGTGGAGGGGGGGAAGCTGCGGTGAGTCAGAGGGATCAGGAAGTTGAACAGGGCATTGCAAAC comes from the Lates calcarifer isolate ASB-BC8 linkage group LG9, TLL_Latcal_v3, whole genome shotgun sequence genome and includes:
- the kmt5aa gene encoding N-lysine methyltransferase KMT5A-A is translated as MNGDIVCNSVTVLSSTKSTSPGQDEQTIKLTQEGRCPPISSQQNDAQRQGEGRRTNTISTTPKDSKSQCLPCWSAEQPSPPQLYCPQTCLRSPAEPSLPLSNSLCHSLLLTDNSSALHGHQRRDVRHPRRGDRSKVEGKKTPRRIAAGKNSQNRKVTDYYPIRRSSRKSKTELKCEQKKLIDDLITKGIEEGMEVQHIEGKGRAVFATRCFQKGEYVVEYHGDLLQITDAKKREAEYAQNPATGCYMYYFQYLCKTYCVDATKETGRMGRLINHSKTGNCQTKLHDINGVPHLILVASRDIDEGEELLYDYGDRSKASIAAHPWLKY